In Streptomyces sp. NBC_00414, a single window of DNA contains:
- a CDS encoding HD domain-containing protein, whose translation MTLSRVLSIALQDTGRPPLRPLPLEAAELLHSVDAPPRLVAHLRAVHDVAGQLLEWIDTRDLDLGISPQAVLFGAATHDIGKTLHPAELSAAGSQHEEAGRELLSARGVDPARARFAATHAAWTTEGAGMEDRLVSLADKIWKNQRVPELEDLVVAGLAATSGRPVWEEFLELDSVLTRIGDQADERLAFQMSHPTARSGSRPDSTSWTSAAVTTVPATETSEPGETSMSSLDPHSTGSSPARPADQEQARTTRTDTGDD comes from the coding sequence ATGACGCTCTCGCGAGTACTGTCGATCGCCCTCCAGGACACCGGCCGACCTCCGCTGCGTCCACTGCCGCTCGAAGCAGCCGAACTGCTGCACAGTGTGGACGCTCCGCCGCGGCTGGTCGCGCATCTGCGAGCAGTCCACGACGTTGCGGGGCAGCTCCTCGAATGGATCGACACCCGCGATCTCGATCTGGGCATCAGCCCGCAGGCCGTTCTCTTCGGGGCGGCCACCCACGACATCGGCAAGACTTTGCACCCCGCCGAGTTGTCTGCCGCCGGCTCACAGCACGAAGAAGCCGGCCGTGAGCTGCTTTCGGCCCGAGGCGTCGATCCCGCCAGGGCACGCTTCGCAGCGACACACGCCGCTTGGACCACCGAAGGGGCCGGGATGGAAGACCGCCTGGTCAGCTTGGCCGACAAGATCTGGAAAAACCAGCGGGTCCCGGAACTTGAGGACCTTGTGGTCGCCGGACTCGCGGCGACGAGCGGAAGGCCGGTCTGGGAAGAGTTCCTCGAACTGGACAGTGTGCTCACCCGCATCGGTGACCAGGCCGATGAGCGCCTGGCCTTCCAGATGTCCCACCCGACAGCCAGGAGCGGGTCTCGACCGGACTCGACTTCGTGGACCTCGGCAGCGGTGACAACCGTCCCGGCCACCGAGACCTCCGAACCGGGCGAGACCTCCATGTCCTCCTTGGATCCGCACTCGACTGGGTCGTCCCCGGCACGACCGGCTGATCAGGAGCAGGCCAGGACCACACGGACAGACACCGGCGACGACTGA
- a CDS encoding leucine-rich repeat domain-containing protein, which yields MTSITGGGSPDELVVAYSVLLSTAKPAQARKAVRELTVVADDGAALKLAARFAPVADLALDTLLRLWPTAADPDGFAEALLAPAFHREGRTELTLKRVTSLSGLRHLTMLRTLTVDRCKEITDLTELGALTDLRHLDLNGCAGVEDLAPLSGLAQLTWLSLHRCRPVSDVKPLLSLSQLHHLDLSITRVASVTDFAAAFPQLRHLNLRGCRSFKSPAQLSGLTRLTHLDLGWTAVRDLTGLTNVPALVSLRLASCKQLRDLTGIATATDLSELVIEDCPRFQSLTGFGHHPRLTRLEIKGCPELVDLRGVSALTNLTELRIVDSERFASVAGVGSLRSLEKITFENCPALADFEHLAGLAAAFRLHLDGLGLIRDLSPFASLPGLRGLSLDRCPGLLDLTGLGSHRALEELSVSRTDSLSSPGDLGDLPTLRELEFSGLPLLTDLGHLDGLTALTEVSVRDCRALKDISGLAGVPVTHLTLDTVTSLDSLGILETCPDLRVLSVERVPRLIDFPALGSLTRLYLSHLPWRDLSPLAGLASLQSLRMGYLDEVADISTLADLPDLAELFLGGLHSLTEFGPLLDMKSLRRLNKSLQMNAQILQGRRDPVLTELAARGLAIDQR from the coding sequence ATGACTTCGATCACCGGTGGCGGAAGCCCGGACGAACTCGTCGTGGCCTACTCCGTCCTGCTCTCAACGGCGAAGCCTGCTCAGGCTCGCAAGGCGGTGCGCGAGTTGACGGTGGTCGCCGACGACGGCGCCGCGCTGAAGCTGGCCGCCCGTTTCGCGCCGGTCGCGGACCTCGCCCTGGACACGCTGCTGCGGCTGTGGCCGACGGCCGCCGATCCGGACGGATTCGCCGAGGCGCTGCTGGCGCCGGCCTTTCACCGTGAAGGCCGTACGGAGCTGACCTTGAAGCGCGTGACCTCACTGTCGGGCTTGCGGCACCTCACCATGCTGCGCACGCTGACGGTGGACCGCTGCAAGGAGATAACCGACCTCACGGAACTCGGCGCGCTCACCGACCTGCGCCATCTAGACCTGAACGGCTGCGCGGGAGTCGAGGACCTGGCCCCTCTCAGCGGCCTTGCACAGCTCACCTGGCTGAGCCTGCACCGCTGCCGTCCGGTGTCCGACGTCAAGCCGCTGCTGTCCCTCAGCCAACTGCACCACCTCGACCTGAGCATCACCAGGGTCGCTTCCGTGACTGATTTCGCAGCTGCGTTTCCCCAGCTTCGGCACCTGAACCTGCGCGGCTGCCGGTCATTCAAATCCCCCGCGCAGCTCTCCGGCCTGACCCGTCTCACCCACCTCGATCTCGGCTGGACGGCCGTCCGCGACCTGACCGGTCTGACCAACGTGCCCGCGCTCGTCTCCCTGCGCCTGGCGAGCTGCAAGCAGCTTCGTGACCTGACCGGCATCGCCACGGCAACGGACCTCTCCGAACTGGTCATCGAGGATTGCCCTCGCTTCCAGTCCCTCACCGGTTTTGGCCACCACCCTCGGCTGACGAGGCTGGAGATCAAGGGCTGCCCGGAACTGGTCGACCTGCGCGGAGTCTCCGCGCTGACGAACCTGACGGAACTGCGGATCGTGGACAGCGAACGGTTCGCCTCCGTCGCGGGAGTCGGGTCCCTGCGTTCCCTGGAAAAGATCACCTTCGAAAACTGCCCCGCGCTGGCGGACTTCGAGCACCTGGCGGGCCTCGCCGCGGCGTTCAGGCTTCACCTGGACGGGCTGGGCCTGATCCGGGACCTCTCCCCGTTCGCGTCCCTCCCCGGTCTCCGCGGACTCAGTCTCGACAGATGTCCCGGGCTTCTGGACCTCACCGGCCTCGGCTCCCATCGCGCACTGGAGGAACTGTCCGTCAGCCGTACGGACAGCCTGAGCAGCCCGGGTGACCTGGGAGATCTGCCGACTTTGCGTGAACTGGAGTTCAGCGGTCTTCCGTTGCTCACCGACCTCGGGCACCTCGACGGCCTGACCGCCCTCACCGAGGTCAGTGTGCGGGACTGTCGTGCGCTCAAGGACATCAGCGGGCTGGCCGGCGTCCCGGTCACCCACCTCACACTCGACACGGTCACGAGCCTCGACTCGCTCGGCATCCTGGAGACCTGCCCCGACCTGCGCGTACTGAGCGTGGAACGGGTCCCGCGGCTGATCGACTTCCCTGCCCTCGGCTCCCTGACCCGGCTCTATCTGTCCCACCTGCCGTGGAGGGATCTTTCGCCCCTGGCCGGCCTCGCATCGCTCCAGTCCCTGCGCATGGGCTACTTGGACGAAGTGGCGGACATCAGTACGTTGGCCGATCTGCCCGACCTCGCCGAACTCTTCCTCGGTGGCCTGCATTCCCTCACCGAGTTCGGACCGTTGCTCGACATGAAGTCGTTGCGACGGCTCAACAAGTCCCTGCAGATGAACGCGCAGATACTGCAGGGCCGACGCGATCCAGTCCTGACCGAACTCGCGGCACGCGGGCTCGCGATCGACCAGCGCTGA
- a CDS encoding peptidoglycan-binding domain-containing protein, which translates to MQRVSTTLRMRVGAVGALALLLAAGLTASPVMTAPAHAAYGPCNTTVKRTDGLNGSGNHFTVPARTGNGLSCYMQYQTGSSNAVTALQRAIVSCYPGTYAANRIINTGGADGVYGTGTVDAVEWLQANRLGVTADGVYGPATRGEMRWPLYTPGGTYIACLDTGF; encoded by the coding sequence GTGCAACGAGTATCGACGACGCTCCGCATGCGCGTCGGAGCGGTGGGGGCTTTGGCTCTTCTCCTCGCCGCCGGCCTGACGGCCAGCCCGGTGATGACCGCGCCGGCCCACGCCGCCTACGGTCCGTGCAACACGACGGTGAAGCGCACCGACGGGTTGAACGGCTCCGGCAACCACTTCACGGTCCCCGCGCGCACCGGCAACGGTCTGAGCTGTTACATGCAATATCAGACGGGCAGCTCGAACGCCGTGACGGCGCTGCAGAGAGCCATCGTTTCCTGCTACCCCGGCACCTATGCCGCCAATCGGATCATCAACACCGGAGGGGCGGACGGGGTCTACGGAACCGGCACGGTGGATGCCGTCGAGTGGCTCCAGGCCAACCGCCTCGGCGTGACCGCCGACGGCGTCTACGGGCCGGCGACCCGTGGAGAGATGCGGTGGCCGCTGTATACCCCGGGCGGTACCTATATCGCCTGCCTCGACACCGGGTTCTAG
- a CDS encoding response regulator transcription factor, translating into MSHDRSTSPESRHDPVRVVIVDDEELVRMALRLVIDGEPDLTVVAEAADGNAALAVVDEQRPDVVLMDVRMPGRDGLDTTRELLTRPAPPRVLMLTTFDSDDLVLGALRVGALGFVLKDTPPARILDAVRTVADGKPVLSPAATARVIAAATGPDSAHTRDHSRAAARERLSTLTERERETARGVADGLGNAQIAERLGITVATVKAHTGSLFAKLAVENRVQIALLIRDAED; encoded by the coding sequence ATGAGCCACGACAGGAGCACATCGCCGGAGAGCAGACACGATCCCGTGCGGGTCGTCATCGTCGATGACGAGGAGCTGGTGCGTATGGCCCTGCGGCTCGTCATCGACGGCGAACCGGACCTGACCGTCGTTGCGGAGGCGGCCGACGGGAACGCCGCGCTCGCCGTGGTGGACGAGCAGCGGCCCGACGTCGTGCTGATGGACGTACGGATGCCGGGCCGGGACGGTCTGGACACGACCCGGGAGCTGCTCACCCGGCCGGCGCCGCCCCGGGTGCTGATGCTGACCACCTTCGACTCCGACGACCTGGTGCTCGGGGCGTTGCGCGTCGGAGCGCTCGGCTTCGTCCTCAAGGACACCCCGCCCGCACGCATCCTCGACGCGGTGCGGACCGTCGCGGACGGCAAGCCGGTGCTGTCCCCGGCGGCCACCGCACGGGTGATCGCCGCGGCCACCGGCCCGGACTCCGCGCACACCCGTGACCACTCCCGCGCTGCCGCGCGCGAACGGCTGTCGACGCTGACCGAACGGGAACGGGAGACCGCCCGGGGCGTCGCGGACGGACTGGGCAATGCGCAGATCGCCGAACGGCTGGGCATCACGGTTGCGACGGTCAAGGCCCACACCGGCAGCCTGTTCGCCAAGCTGGCGGTCGAGAACCGGGTGCAGATCGCGCTCCTGATCCGCGACGCGGAGGACTGA
- a CDS encoding ferredoxin has translation MSDDIEIDRDVCIGAGQCALTAPGVFTQDDDGFSTLLPGREDGGGPLVREAARACPVSAITVSGTAG, from the coding sequence ATGTCTGATGACATCGAGATCGACCGCGACGTCTGCATCGGTGCGGGTCAGTGCGCCCTGACCGCCCCAGGTGTCTTCACCCAGGACGACGACGGCTTCAGCACGCTTCTGCCCGGCCGGGAGGATGGCGGCGGCCCCCTGGTCCGGGAGGCCGCCCGGGCCTGCCCCGTCTCCGCCATCACGGTGTCCGGGACGGCCGGCTGA
- a CDS encoding helix-turn-helix domain-containing protein, which translates to MSPVLDTAFIPPRDREEVVRHAVWESVVAVDIDHRPPPQDLSVRIGLGTVGPLRILSARATAVTIRRTRQLTRQDEEPAVFLGLQVTGTSLVAQNGRECVLGPGEFAVYESIAPYTLLFDEGVDHHFLRFPRAALALPDRLLRDTSSVTLGPDNPIARLASTYFSQLAGSDELHQGAHADAAVEPSVELLRAVLTTQYGNSGLAKDPLEATLSLRITQYIRAHLAEPDLSAARIAAAHDISVRHLYAVLSRSGISLGDWIRTHRLAECRRELAGPGGRLRTIAAIGRRWGFVDATHFSKVFRQAYGLSPRAWRDQHTPRSPA; encoded by the coding sequence ATGAGCCCGGTTCTGGACACCGCGTTCATACCGCCGCGCGACCGGGAGGAAGTGGTCCGGCACGCCGTGTGGGAATCCGTGGTGGCGGTCGACATCGATCACCGTCCGCCCCCTCAGGACCTCTCCGTCCGTATAGGGCTCGGCACCGTCGGACCCCTGAGGATCCTCTCGGCGCGGGCCACCGCGGTCACGATCCGTCGTACGCGACAGCTGACCCGGCAGGACGAGGAGCCTGCCGTCTTCCTCGGCCTTCAGGTGACGGGCACCAGCCTGGTGGCGCAGAACGGACGCGAGTGCGTGCTGGGACCGGGGGAATTCGCCGTCTACGAATCGATCGCTCCCTACACACTTCTCTTCGACGAGGGAGTCGACCACCACTTCCTGCGTTTCCCCCGCGCCGCACTCGCGCTCCCCGACCGGCTGTTACGAGACACCAGCTCAGTCACCCTGGGACCCGACAACCCCATTGCGCGTCTTGCCTCCACCTACTTCTCCCAACTGGCCGGCAGCGACGAGCTGCACCAGGGTGCGCACGCGGACGCCGCCGTGGAACCCAGCGTCGAACTCCTGCGGGCCGTGCTGACGACCCAGTACGGCAACTCCGGCCTTGCCAAGGATCCGTTGGAGGCAACACTCAGCCTGCGGATCACTCAGTACATCCGCGCGCACCTGGCTGAGCCGGATCTGTCGGCGGCACGGATCGCCGCCGCACACGACATCTCCGTACGTCATCTCTACGCCGTGCTCTCCCGGTCCGGCATCAGCCTCGGAGACTGGATCCGCACGCACCGTCTGGCGGAGTGCAGGCGCGAGTTGGCCGGCCCGGGCGGCCGGCTGCGGACCATCGCGGCCATAGGACGAAGGTGGGGCTTCGTGGACGCGACCCACTTCAGCAAGGTGTTCAGACAGGCATACGGGCTCTCGCCCCGGGCCTGGCGCGACCAGCACACCCCCCGCTCCCCCGCGTGA
- a CDS encoding sensor histidine kinase, which translates to MPRLGVWQQAWRLMVAAVVSVPIWLTTLALMRKQPGGPDTWILFGDPLVALGCLTVLLWRRRWPLTVALAVTVASTASALATGAALLALCSVATRRRPVEIGAVVLAYVIASQIAVGMFPMQGSADVQWWVQVVVPALTAGIAVAAGMAVGARRVEVRSLRERAESAEREQSARAAQARAMERNRIAREMHDVLAHRISLVAMQAGVLDHRRDLSADENRLLVRGIAEGSHQALEELREVLGVLRADPGRPEPPQPSLDRIPDLVADARASGLDVRLTDTVAATPPGGLGRTCYRIVQEALTNATKHAPGAVVEVTLDGTEGGTLDIGVRNGPAPLHTTRPPASGFGLLGVGERITLVGGELDHRSTPDGGYVLTARLPWPDGPAHSHEKSA; encoded by the coding sequence ATGCCGCGGCTCGGGGTGTGGCAGCAGGCCTGGCGGCTGATGGTGGCCGCGGTCGTGAGCGTGCCGATCTGGCTGACGACCCTCGCGCTGATGCGGAAGCAGCCCGGCGGCCCGGACACCTGGATCCTCTTCGGTGATCCGCTGGTCGCCCTGGGCTGCCTGACGGTGCTCCTGTGGCGGCGGCGGTGGCCCCTCACGGTGGCCCTGGCGGTCACGGTCGCCTCGACCGCTTCGGCCCTCGCCACCGGCGCGGCCCTGCTTGCACTGTGCTCGGTCGCCACCCGCCGCCGTCCGGTGGAGATCGGGGCCGTCGTCCTGGCCTACGTCATCGCGTCGCAGATCGCCGTCGGGATGTTCCCGATGCAGGGCTCGGCCGACGTGCAGTGGTGGGTCCAGGTCGTGGTGCCGGCGCTGACAGCGGGGATCGCGGTGGCCGCGGGCATGGCCGTCGGGGCGCGGCGGGTCGAGGTGCGGTCCCTGCGGGAGCGGGCGGAGAGCGCGGAGCGGGAGCAGAGCGCGCGGGCGGCACAGGCACGGGCCATGGAGCGCAACCGGATCGCCCGCGAGATGCACGACGTCCTCGCGCACCGCATCTCTCTGGTCGCCATGCAGGCCGGGGTGCTCGACCACCGCCGCGACCTCTCGGCCGACGAGAACCGTCTCTTGGTCCGTGGTATCGCCGAGGGCTCCCACCAGGCACTCGAAGAGCTGCGGGAGGTGCTCGGTGTCCTCCGCGCCGACCCCGGCCGCCCGGAACCGCCGCAGCCCTCACTCGACCGGATCCCCGACCTGGTGGCAGACGCCCGCGCCTCGGGGCTCGATGTCCGGCTGACCGACACCGTGGCCGCGACTCCGCCCGGCGGCCTGGGACGGACCTGCTACCGGATCGTCCAGGAAGCGCTGACCAACGCCACCAAGCACGCCCCGGGCGCGGTCGTGGAGGTCACCCTCGACGGCACCGAGGGCGGCACCCTCGACATCGGCGTCCGCAACGGACCGGCCCCCCTGCACACCACACGGCCACCCGCTTCCGGCTTCGGCCTGTTGGGAGTCGGCGAGCGGATCACCCTGGTCGGCGGCGAACTCGACCACCGTTCCACGCCCGATGGCGGGTACGTTCTCACCGCACGACTGCCCTGGCCGGACGGCCCCGCCCACAGTCACGAAAAGAGCGCATGA